In Helianthus annuus cultivar XRQ/B chromosome 9, HanXRQr2.0-SUNRISE, whole genome shotgun sequence, the following are encoded in one genomic region:
- the LOC110876100 gene encoding uncharacterized protein LOC110876100 produces MVVTTRMHPLTSIASLAFAALSPSRGCLDARYLQVFPFSLAGRAAVWFDSQPAGTFTTWAGLRQAFFAKYFPPAKASRLRDQIHSFRMEPDELYHLAWERFQTLISRCSQHGLSDWALVEKFYNGLTPEIRARFDTSAGGQLMGKKKVNECNDLFESFAHSDMDYSITSRTSIPVRTSSTGRGVNQVSLDPSVAAVLEGLKQELSEIKKKVDRCEVCRGGHDPVDCPTLTLEEVEFITNRGPTNPLNNSNYNSNWHSSGNKNSGYRSFGNPPGFPSGQYQSRGPGLYTSSSSGQGGQFSGSGLSGQFASGGSHQESQGSGKALEGSLSRMEEMFAQMMTQNQLKSQQSTLLDLQRTIGGIANQLQEHPPGQFSGNTFTNPANHSAKAITTRSGKSLGKVVRESVEEEKEDEVDEEI; encoded by the exons ATGGTCGTGACGACGAGGATGCACCCGCTCACATCAATCGCATCACTCGCCTTTGCAGCACTTTCTCCATCGAGGGGGTGCCTCGATGCTCGGTACCTTCAGGTCTTTCCATTCTCACTCGCTGGACGCGCAGCCGTCTGGTTCGATTCTCAGCCCGCAGGCACTTTCACCACTTGGGCAGGTCTTCGTCAAGCTTTCTTTGCCAAGTACTTTCCCCCAGCCAAGGCATCCCGCCTTCGTGATCAGATTCACTCCTTCCGCATGGAGCCTGATGAACTGTACCACTTGGCTTGGGAGCGTTTTCAGACATTGATCTCCCGTTGTTCTCAGCATGGTTTGTCTGATTGGGCGTTAGTTGAAAAATTCTACAATGGTCTTACTCCTGAGATTAGAGCTCGTTTCGACACTTCAGCAGGAGGGCAGCTTATGGGCAAAAAAAAAGTGAATGAGTGTAATGATTTGTTTGAAAGTTTTGCCCACTCTGATATGGATTACAGCATTACCAGCAGGACTTCCATTCCTGTGCGTACATCCTCGACCGGTCGAGGGGTAAACCAAGTTAGCTTGGATCCATCGGTAGCTGCTGTTTTAGAGGGTTTGAAGCAAGAGCTGAGTGAGATTAAGAAGAAAGTGGATAGGTGTGAGGTGTGTCGAGGAGGCCATGATCCGGTAGATTGTCCTACCCTTACTCTTGAGGAGGTAGAGTTCATAACTAATAGGGGTCCCACGAATCCATTAAATAATTCTAATTATAACTCCAATTGGCACAGTAGTGGCAATAAAAATAGTGGGTATCGTTCGTTTGGTAATCCTCCTGGATTTCCGTCTGGTCAGTATCAGAGTAGAGGGCCCGGTCTATACACGAGTAGTAGTTCAGGTCAGGGTGGGCAGTTTAGTGGGTCAGGTTTGAGTGGGCAGTTTGCTAGTGGGGGGTCGCATCAAGAGAGTCAAGGCAGTGGAAAGGCTTTAGAGGGTAGCTTGAGTAGGATGGAGGAGATGTTCGCTCAAATGATGACACAAAATCAG CTCAAAAGTCAGCAATCCACACTTCTCGATCTTCAAAGAACAATAGGTGGAATTGCTAATCAGTTGCAGGAGCATCCACCGGGTCAGTTCTCGGGAAATACCTTCACAAATCCCGCGAATCATTCAGCGAAGGCTATTACGACCCGCAGTGGAAAGAGTTTGGGAAAAGTAGTGAGGGAGAGTGTTGAGGAAGAGAAAGAGGATGAAGTTGATGAGGAGATTTag